Proteins encoded in a region of the Planococcus citri chromosome 1, ihPlaCitr1.1, whole genome shotgun sequence genome:
- the LOC135836577 gene encoding uncharacterized protein LOC135836577, translating into MEFLQNVTENDLPSNSAFDTSKCEPGTYYIRCRIQNLKDAAEWLETFASNTSTQWRTWDSKPNASQKIVCQKKWVCHHSAYAKKALDEYNNNKRGASKNTGCLAEIVITVKVTTPYTKRTDPFIKNGMPGIVHLRARHNHPLVSPSALKCLSTPKSVRDQFHEYFSMGMMPSVASNYHENKLLFEDDVDLPVQDSDLPVDDKEVLLDHARYNPTKRTVKYWFERWKNLQYGPKDGSNLETILNQKIASYASQGVTVRYVNNEQDPFALVVITPIMERIHQCSFSKDVLFVDTTSACDHENTSITFLLSVTPCGAVPCGVLITKEQTKAAFTTGFKLLQEVVSEKLGTSFGGQNYPTVLMTDNCSAEIGGALAIWLDSISLLCVFHVLQYVLHWLQDSAHHIPKEHQRDLISTFQTILYCTDINEAENAFESAMAVGGSFPQWQNYLQDQYNSKEKWCLAYRKGLTGHHTNNYAEISIRLFKENVLNRVKAYNFIALLDFIASTMELFYKRKLREFFNSRDRRNHLYLQYLLKNAAYIRKENIVVINEHTYEVPSENDPATMYIVNREQASCNCKAGQMQKLCKHFAAVFKFFDVRSNIIPDVTIEGRRTMAFVALGKDNMPPFDYFLPLHVNELTQNEREESAKENCDPSVNNNHPEAPEQPSSVCTDNTLAPNDVPVQQPLCGNVSYTFEEFLDVQRKLYEQYGATDSINQGITKATSRLLKIRSTGQWSSYLHTVGKSIPLRRATGAKIKVQPTAISRRKASKSRLPVAIKRRGRIHPKKGEKHSISTCMYA; encoded by the exons ATGGAGTTTTTGCAAAACGTAACCGAGAATGATTTACCCTCCAATAGTGCGTTCGATACATCAAAGTGCGAGCCAGGGACATATTACATTCGATGTCGcatccaaaatttaaaagatgCAGCCGAATGGTTGGAAACATTTGCTTCCAACACTTCCACGCAGTGGAGGACATGGGATTCTAAACCGAACGCTTCTCAGAAAATTGTATGCCA AAAAAAGTGGGTATGCCACCATAGCGCATATGCTAAAAAAGCGCTGGATGAATATAATAACAACAAGAGAGGTGCATCTAAGAACACAGGCTGTTTGGCTGAAATTGTAATCACAGTAAAAGTAACTACTCCTTATACCAAACGAACAGATCCTTTCATAAAG aatggAATGCCTGGAATCGTACATCTTCGTGCACGTCATAATCACCCATTAGTTTCACCATCTGCGTTGAAATGCTTATCTACACCAAAAAGTGTACGCGATCAATTTCACGAGTATTTTTCCATGGGTATGATGCCTTCCGTCGCGAGCAATTATCATGAAAACAAATTACTTTTCGAAGATGACGTTGATTTACCTGTACAAGATTCAGATTTGCCAGTTGATGATAAAGAGGTTCTTTTGGATCATGCACGCTATAATCCTACAAAAAGGACCGTGAAGTACTGGTTTGAGCGCTGGAAAAACTTGCAATATGGTCCTAAAGATGGTTCAAACTTGGAAACA ATtctgaatcaaaaaattgcttcGTATGCATCGCAAGGTGTTACAGTACGTTATGTAAATAATGAGCAAGATCCATTCGCATTAGTTGTCATTACTCCAATAATGGAACGAATTCATCAGTGCTCATTTTCGAAAGATGTGTTGTTTGTAGACACAACATCGGCATGTGATCATGAAAATACATCGATAACATTTCTTCTGAGCGTTACCCCATGCGGTGCTGTTCCATGCGGCGTTTTAATCACAAAAGAACAAACCAAAGCAGCCTTTACTACTGGGTTTAAATTACTTCAAGAAGTCGTAAGTGAGAAACTTGGTACCTCATTTGGAGGACAAAATTACCCAACAGTGCTAATGACAGATAACTGTAGTGCTGAAATTGGCGGAGCACTTGCTATATGGCTGGACAGTATCTCTCTATTGTGCGTATTTCACGTATTGCAATATGTATTGCATTGGCTGCAAGATAGCGCTCATCATATACCAAAAGAACACCAACGGGACCTGATTTCAACCTTCCAAACGATCCTTTACTGCACGGATATAAACGAAGCAGAAAACGCCTTTGAAAGTGCCATGGCTGTAGGTGGATCTTTTCCGCAGTGGCAAAATTACTTACAAGATCAATACAACAGCAAAGAAAAATGGTGTTTAGCTTATCGTAAAGGGTTAACTGGTCATCACACCAATAACTATGCAGAAATATCAATACGACTATTTAAAGAAAATGTACTCAATCGTGTGAAAGCCTATAATTTTATTGCATTGCTTGATTTTATTGCATCAACGATGGAATTGTTTTACAAGCGAAAAttacgtgaattttttaattctagaGATCGCAGAAATCATCTTTACTTGCAGTATCTCTTGAAGAATGCTGCATACATTCGTAAAGAAAACATTGTGGTGATTAATGAACACACTTACGAAGTACCGAGTGAAAACGACCCAGCTACAATGTATATTGTCAATCGTGAACAGGCCAGCTGTAACTGCAAAGCAGGCCAAATGCAGAAACTCTGTAAACATTTCGCtgcagttttcaagttttttgacgTGCGAAGCAACATAATTCCTGATGTTACAATCGAAGGTAGACGTACAATGGCATTCGTTGCATTGGGAAAAGACAATATGCCTccatttgattattttctccCATTACATGTAAATGAACTCACTCAAAACGAACGTGAAGAATCGGCGAAAGAAAACTGTGATCCTTCGGTCAATAATAATCATCCAGAGGCTCCAGAGCAACCCTCGTCAGTGTGCACTGATAATACTCTAGCGCCAAATGATGTACCAGTACAACAACCATTATGTGGAAATGTTAGTTACACTTTTGAAGAGTTTTTAGATGTTCAAAGGAAGCTTTATGAGCAGTATGGTGCCACTGACTCAATAAATCAAGGTATCACCAAAGCAACCTCAAGATTGTTGAAAATTCGTTCCACCGGACAATGGAGTAGTTACTTACACACTGTTGGGAAAAGCATACCTCTTCGCCGCGCAACAGGGGCCAAAATAAAGGTCCAACCGACTGCGATTTCTAGAAGAAAGGCCTCAAAAAGTCGTCTACCAGTTGCGATAAAAAGACGCGGTCGAATTCATCCTAAAAAGGGTGAAAAGCATTCGATTTCTACTTGTATGTATGCATAA